In Bacteroidales bacterium, a genomic segment contains:
- a CDS encoding GRP family sugar transporter, translating to MILVQNYTLAVLLCVLAMICWGSWQNTQNLTGKGWRFELYYWDFILGIFIFSLIMAFTFGSLGHEGRPFLADLRQASPGYLISAALGGAIWNLGTLLLIAAISIAGMSVAFPIGGGIGWILGIVINYIGMPEGNPVLLFGGSAIIILAIIFSMISYRRLANAQHKAPLKGILLSFAAGLMIAFFYRFVASSLDTTFTAENSGKITSYTAVVIFSIGAIISTVIFNPLFMRYPIQGDRVSIADYLKGNYRTHFFGMLGGAIWCLGNSVSFMAVNSASPAISYGLSNSAPVVAAIWGIFVWKEFREAPTGTSRLLTMMFICYLIGLSLIVYSRIG from the coding sequence ATGATTCTTGTACAAAATTACACGCTTGCCGTCTTATTATGTGTACTGGCCATGATTTGCTGGGGATCGTGGCAAAACACACAAAACCTCACAGGAAAAGGATGGCGCTTTGAATTGTATTATTGGGATTTTATCCTTGGCATATTTATTTTTTCATTAATCATGGCTTTTACATTCGGCAGTCTTGGTCATGAAGGCAGGCCGTTCCTTGCAGACCTGCGACAGGCTTCGCCCGGCTATTTGATCAGTGCAGCCTTAGGAGGGGCAATATGGAACCTTGGAACGCTATTGCTTATTGCTGCTATATCCATTGCCGGCATGTCAGTCGCATTTCCTATTGGCGGCGGGATTGGCTGGATACTGGGTATTGTGATCAACTACATAGGTATGCCCGAAGGCAATCCTGTCCTCCTTTTCGGAGGATCTGCCATTATCATCCTGGCCATTATTTTCAGCATGATTTCCTACAGGCGTTTGGCTAATGCCCAGCATAAAGCGCCCTTAAAGGGAATCCTTCTTTCGTTTGCTGCAGGATTAATGATTGCCTTCTTTTACAGGTTTGTTGCCTCTTCACTTGACACAACCTTTACTGCAGAAAACTCAGGTAAAATAACATCTTACACGGCTGTCGTTATTTTTTCAATCGGCGCCATTATTTCAACAGTTATTTTCAACCCTTTGTTTATGCGCTACCCTATCCAGGGTGATAGAGTAAGTATTGCGGATTATCTCAAGGGTAATTACCGAACGCACTTTTTTGGAATGCTTGGAGGAGCCATATGGTGCCTTGGAAATTCGGTGAGTTTCATGGCAGTGAATTCGGCCAGTCCTGCCATTTCATACGGACTCAGCAATTCTGCACCGGTGGTTGCAGCTATATGGGGTATTTTTGTATGGAAAGAATTCCGTGAGGCCCCAACCGGCACATCCAGACTGCTTACTATGATGTTCATCTGCTATCTTATTGGTCTTTCCTTAATAGTATATTCACGAATCGGGTAA
- a CDS encoding methionine-R-sulfoxide reductase — protein MKAIGVIILLLLVFTGGCAQQAEKNDTMEQSTLKFKKLTPEEERVIVYKGTERPFTGKYDEFFKPGTYVCKRCGAELYKSDDKFDSGCGWPSFDDAIPGAVKQIPDPDGMRTEIICAKCNAHLGHVFTGERLTAKNTRYCVNSISMEFIPKK, from the coding sequence ATGAAAGCAATAGGTGTTATAATACTGCTGCTGCTTGTATTTACAGGCGGTTGTGCACAGCAGGCTGAAAAAAACGATACTATGGAACAATCAACTTTAAAATTCAAAAAGCTCACACCCGAGGAGGAGCGGGTGATTGTATACAAGGGCACTGAAAGGCCTTTTACGGGTAAGTATGATGAATTCTTTAAACCCGGAACCTATGTATGTAAAAGGTGCGGTGCCGAGTTATACAAATCGGACGACAAATTTGATTCCGGTTGCGGGTGGCCGAGCTTTGATGACGCTATTCCCGGTGCCGTGAAACAGATCCCTGATCCCGACGGTATGCGAACAGAGATAATTTGTGCCAAATGCAATGCACACCTGGGACATGTTTTCACCGGAGAAAGGCTTACAGCAAAAAATACCCGTTATTGCGTGAATTCTATTTCGATGGAGTTTATTCCGAAGAAGTAG
- a CDS encoding WG repeat-containing protein — protein MKYLLTGYFLSIAFAVTFAQDIRILVKPVDSKFWGYSDANGKVYDAKYLYCEPFSEDGVAVVYSSARKQYRIINRFGREIETEVTDFDVKDYLSYYPGQFTGGYLVMRMANRWGAMDTTGKVIVPMKWKTLLEFEKGYGIGVLKDRFSVINARTGRETLLDEEIVEMKPFQEGMAPAKFKNGKEGFIDTTGRIAIKPEFQQVGYFFGGIAWAKNIEGMIGYINKSAEWVINPFYTAVKNMDPVSGLARVMFNEKWYYISLKGEMIDFGMSEIMDDFHDGLSKGRKDGKWGFLNSKGEWVIKPRFVNARDFKNGYAAVSIQTNNTEDELWGIIDTTGNWLIEPKFRMAKDVVVLKP, from the coding sequence ATGAAATATCTGCTCACAGGTTATTTTTTATCAATCGCATTTGCCGTTACTTTTGCCCAGGATATCCGCATTCTTGTCAAGCCTGTCGACTCCAAATTCTGGGGTTATTCTGATGCCAATGGAAAAGTTTATGACGCGAAATATCTTTATTGTGAGCCCTTTTCTGAAGATGGTGTTGCAGTTGTTTATTCATCGGCAAGGAAGCAATACCGGATTATCAACCGTTTCGGCCGTGAAATAGAAACTGAGGTTACCGATTTTGATGTGAAGGATTATCTGAGTTATTATCCGGGTCAATTCACCGGTGGCTACCTGGTAATGAGGATGGCGAACAGATGGGGTGCCATGGATACCACCGGTAAGGTAATTGTTCCTATGAAATGGAAAACCCTCCTGGAATTCGAAAAGGGTTATGGAATTGGTGTGTTAAAGGACCGCTTCAGTGTAATAAATGCGCGTACAGGCCGGGAAACGCTATTAGATGAAGAAATCGTTGAAATGAAACCCTTCCAGGAAGGTATGGCGCCGGCCAAATTTAAGAACGGGAAAGAAGGTTTTATAGATACAACCGGAAGGATTGCAATAAAACCTGAATTCCAGCAGGTCGGTTACTTTTTCGGTGGTATTGCATGGGCTAAAAATATTGAAGGAATGATCGGATATATAAATAAATCAGCGGAATGGGTTATTAACCCGTTTTATACGGCAGTAAAAAATATGGATCCTGTGAGTGGCCTGGCCAGGGTCATGTTTAATGAAAAATGGTACTATATCAGTTTAAAAGGTGAAATGATCGATTTCGGGATGTCGGAAATTATGGATGACTTCCATGATGGACTGTCTAAGGGAAGAAAAGACGGAAAATGGGGCTTCTTGAACAGCAAGGGGGAATGGGTCATCAAACCCCGGTTTGTTAATGCCCGGGATTTTAAAAATGGCTATGCTGCTGTAAGTATACAAACCAACAACACGGAAGATGAATTATGGGGTATTATCGATACCACCGGAAACTGGTTGATCGAACCCAAATTCAGGATGGCAAAGGATGTTGTAGTATTGAAACCGTAA
- a CDS encoding DUF5916 domain-containing protein yields the protein MILFNRCLFIIFLTVLIAINFPGSSSAQETVIPRLNEKIVFDGYMNEAVWNDLPPLTFVMHTPVFGKEPTEKSDVRIGYDNECLYVGARLFDDSPSEIMMTSRKRDEISAGNDWFQVIFDSFNDKENGVVFATNPLGLRTDYTILKDGIADMPELPFNVNWNTFWDVKTHVDDKGWSLEMRIPLSSLRYKDINGTVTMGLICVRSVPRLNETYISPAIPPNWGRFSFMRVSQAREVKFKDIRSKKPFYIAPYVIGGYQKQNLLNQAETAYYQDNDPKISGGLDLKYGLTNNLTLDVTLNTDFAQVESDDQRVNLTRFDLFYPEKRSFFQERSSIFAFDFEQGNSLFYSRRIGLSEDEPLPLYGGVRLTGMMNKWDVGILDMQTREFNSYKDSSHNLPSENFGIIRMRRNVINKNSYVGAIMSSRAGIDGSYNVSYGADAILKFFKDDYLNIKIAQVVTDSLHYNLFSVNPTAIYANWKRFRNEGLGYNFSYGRYGKDYDPGSGFHMHDNYSYYNGSLRYGWLCKEASALQSDGFQVTLMNYQSNLTGKTESSILSAGYYFNMKSGMFSYQGINRQFESVTDSFEFSDKACIPPGNYNFWMLEMHSMTASVKPFYIGMDLFAGSFYDGNRFSVMLAPSWNVSASVQLKAEYEYNRLRFSTRGQKFEGNVGRLRALWMMSTKLSFSSFIQYSNADHYTGVNLRFRYNPREGVDLYVVYNEGRNSDLNREVPHLPALSDRTFMVKFTYTILARK from the coding sequence ATGATCCTTTTCAACAGGTGCCTTTTCATCATTTTTCTTACAGTTTTAATTGCAATTAATTTTCCGGGATCATCATCAGCTCAAGAAACGGTTATTCCCCGTCTGAATGAAAAAATAGTATTTGATGGCTATATGAATGAAGCAGTGTGGAACGATTTGCCACCGCTTACATTTGTAATGCATACACCCGTTTTTGGTAAGGAACCGACTGAAAAATCTGACGTCAGAATAGGATACGACAATGAATGCCTGTATGTCGGCGCCCGGCTGTTTGATGACTCCCCTTCTGAAATCATGATGACGTCCAGGAAAAGAGATGAAATTTCTGCAGGAAACGACTGGTTCCAGGTAATATTCGACTCATTCAACGACAAAGAAAACGGTGTGGTATTTGCCACTAACCCCTTGGGATTGAGAACGGATTATACCATTTTAAAAGACGGAATTGCTGATATGCCGGAGCTTCCGTTTAACGTTAACTGGAATACATTCTGGGATGTGAAGACACATGTGGACGACAAAGGATGGTCGCTTGAAATGCGAATTCCCCTTTCCAGCTTACGGTACAAAGACATCAACGGGACCGTTACAATGGGCCTTATTTGTGTGCGATCGGTGCCGAGGCTGAATGAAACTTATATTTCTCCTGCAATACCTCCTAACTGGGGTCGCTTTAGCTTTATGCGCGTTTCACAGGCCCGGGAGGTTAAATTTAAAGATATCCGGTCAAAGAAACCTTTCTACATTGCGCCCTATGTAATAGGAGGGTACCAAAAGCAAAACCTGTTGAATCAAGCTGAAACCGCTTACTACCAGGACAATGATCCCAAAATCAGCGGTGGCCTTGATCTGAAATACGGTCTTACAAATAATCTCACACTTGATGTTACCCTGAACACCGATTTTGCCCAGGTAGAATCGGATGATCAGAGGGTTAACCTTACCCGTTTTGATCTGTTCTATCCTGAAAAAAGAAGTTTTTTCCAGGAACGGTCGAGCATTTTTGCATTTGACTTCGAACAGGGAAACAGCCTGTTTTATAGTCGCCGCATTGGTTTATCCGAAGATGAACCTTTACCGTTGTACGGTGGTGTCAGGCTCACCGGTATGATGAATAAGTGGGACGTTGGAATCCTGGATATGCAGACAAGGGAATTCAATTCATATAAGGATTCATCGCATAATCTGCCTTCAGAAAATTTTGGAATTATCCGTATGCGACGCAACGTCATCAATAAAAACAGTTATGTAGGAGCCATTATGAGTTCAAGGGCCGGTATTGACGGTTCTTACAATGTCAGTTACGGTGCCGATGCCATTTTGAAATTTTTTAAGGATGACTATCTGAATATTAAAATTGCCCAGGTAGTAACTGATTCACTTCATTACAACCTGTTCTCGGTAAATCCTACTGCTATATACGCGAACTGGAAACGTTTCAGGAATGAAGGACTGGGTTACAATTTTTCTTACGGCAGGTATGGAAAAGATTATGACCCCGGTTCAGGTTTTCATATGCATGATAATTACAGTTATTATAATGGCTCTTTACGATACGGATGGTTGTGCAAAGAAGCATCCGCCCTTCAAAGCGACGGTTTCCAGGTAACTTTGATGAATTACCAGTCAAATCTCACCGGAAAAACCGAGTCTTCAATTTTAAGTGCAGGATATTACTTCAATATGAAATCAGGCATGTTTTCTTACCAGGGAATTAACCGGCAGTTTGAAAGCGTAACCGATTCGTTTGAGTTTTCTGATAAAGCCTGTATACCGCCGGGAAATTACAATTTCTGGATGCTTGAAATGCACAGCATGACCGCTTCAGTGAAGCCGTTTTATATAGGCATGGATCTGTTTGCAGGTTCATTTTATGACGGAAACCGATTTTCGGTTATGCTTGCACCCTCATGGAATGTAAGTGCGTCTGTTCAATTAAAGGCAGAATATGAATACAACCGGCTGAGGTTTAGTACAAGGGGACAGAAATTTGAAGGTAATGTAGGCAGACTGAGAGCTTTGTGGATGATGTCAACCAAATTATCCTTCAGTTCGTTCATTCAGTACAGCAATGCCGACCATTATACTGGTGTAAACCTCCGGTTCCGGTATAATCCACGTGAAGGAGTGGATTTATATGTTGTTTACAACGAAGGAAGAAATTCAGATCTGAACCGTGAAGTGCCCCATCTCCCGGCATTAAGCGACAGGACGTTCATGGTGAAGTTTACCTACACGATACTGGCGAGGAAGTAG
- a CDS encoding glycosidase, translating to MNTEYKERLKLLEESYKSLITKKNRKVLPGNGIFDRYENPVLTGDHAPLFWRYDLNPETNPFLMERFGIHAAFNAGAMKFRGKYLLIARVEGNDRKSFFAVAESPNGIDNFTFWDYPVKLPQVENPETNVYDMRLTAHQDGWIYGIFCAEHKDPQAADGDLSSAVAKAGIVRSKDLINWERLPDLVSKSQQRNVVLHPEFVNGKYALYTRPQDGFIDAGKGGGIGWALIDDMTHAVVKEEKIINHRYYHTIKEVKNGEGPHPIKTPKGWLHLAHGVRGCAAGLRYVLYMYMTSLNDPSEMIAEPAGFLMAPEGEERVGDVSNVLFTNGWITEEDGTVFLYYASSDTRMHVATSTVDRLVDYCLNTAPDGYLSATSVDTLSALISKNLQYLGKK from the coding sequence ATGAACACTGAATATAAAGAACGGCTGAAACTGCTTGAAGAATCATACAAATCGCTCATTACCAAAAAGAACAGGAAGGTACTTCCGGGCAACGGAATTTTTGACCGGTATGAGAACCCGGTATTGACCGGTGATCATGCTCCTCTCTTCTGGAGGTATGATCTGAATCCTGAGACCAATCCGTTCCTTATGGAGCGATTTGGCATACATGCTGCATTCAATGCAGGCGCCATGAAATTCAGAGGAAAATACCTGCTCATAGCCAGGGTTGAAGGAAACGACCGTAAATCGTTTTTTGCAGTAGCTGAAAGTCCGAATGGCATCGATAACTTCACTTTCTGGGATTACCCTGTTAAGCTTCCACAGGTGGAAAATCCTGAGACAAACGTGTATGATATGCGACTCACAGCCCACCAGGATGGCTGGATATATGGTATATTCTGCGCGGAGCATAAAGACCCCCAGGCAGCCGACGGTGACCTGTCGTCAGCCGTTGCAAAGGCCGGCATAGTCAGGTCCAAAGACCTCATTAACTGGGAAAGGCTTCCAGATCTTGTTTCAAAGAGCCAGCAACGGAATGTGGTTCTTCATCCTGAATTTGTAAATGGCAAATATGCCCTTTATACAAGGCCGCAGGATGGATTTATCGATGCAGGAAAAGGCGGAGGAATAGGCTGGGCCCTGATTGATGATATGACACATGCCGTGGTTAAAGAAGAAAAGATTATCAATCACCGGTATTACCACACGATAAAGGAAGTTAAAAATGGTGAAGGTCCCCACCCCATTAAAACACCAAAAGGATGGCTTCATCTTGCCCATGGGGTAAGGGGTTGCGCTGCAGGCTTACGCTATGTCCTTTATATGTATATGACTTCCCTTAACGATCCGTCTGAAATGATCGCCGAACCTGCAGGTTTCCTTATGGCTCCTGAAGGCGAAGAGCGTGTGGGTGATGTATCCAACGTGTTGTTTACGAACGGATGGATTACAGAAGAGGATGGTACTGTCTTTCTTTACTACGCCTCCTCTGATACCCGCATGCATGTTGCCACATCCACAGTTGACAGGCTTGTTGATTATTGCCTTAACACGGCACCTGACGGTTACCTTTCAGCCACTTCGGTAGATACTTTATCGGCTTTGATCAGCAAAAACCTGCAATACCTCGGAAAGAAATAA
- a CDS encoding GntR family transcriptional regulator, which translates to MNFITIHTDDITPIYEQLRESITLAIEKGVLRMDERLPSINQLCREFSISPGTVLRAYDDLCRSGILGSKRGKGYYVLNTKITRKLNIFVLFDRISSYKEVLYDAFHNRIGADAAVQVFFHHYDDERFRSMIEESVGKYNYYVIMPHFNHDVSPVLDKIPREKLLIIDKTVPQLKGKYASICQNFREDIYKALTDAEPVLKKYKRLVFCKSANRFQFVPSGLIAGFEKFVHDSAHNGEVIASIKDQDFKTGDCFLVFPDSDLIYIIKEAKNQKLKIGKDIGLIAYDDSPMREILEGGISVISTDFEAMGNTAAEMILTGSREKLFNPCRFIRRKSL; encoded by the coding sequence ATGAATTTCATAACAATTCATACTGACGATATTACTCCCATCTATGAACAGCTTAGGGAAAGCATAACCCTGGCCATAGAAAAAGGTGTATTACGGATGGATGAAAGACTTCCTTCAATAAATCAACTGTGCCGGGAGTTCAGTATATCCCCTGGCACTGTCCTCAGGGCTTATGATGATTTATGCCGGAGCGGTATCCTGGGTTCCAAAAGAGGCAAGGGCTACTACGTGCTTAATACAAAAATAACCCGAAAGCTTAACATTTTTGTCCTGTTCGACCGCATCAGCTCCTATAAGGAAGTACTTTACGATGCTTTTCACAACCGGATCGGCGCTGATGCAGCAGTCCAGGTTTTTTTTCATCATTACGATGATGAGAGGTTCAGGTCAATGATTGAAGAATCGGTCGGCAAGTACAACTATTACGTTATTATGCCTCATTTTAACCATGATGTTTCACCTGTTCTTGATAAAATTCCAAGGGAAAAGCTTCTGATCATCGATAAGACGGTTCCACAACTGAAAGGAAAGTATGCCAGCATCTGCCAGAATTTCAGGGAGGATATCTACAAGGCTCTTACTGATGCAGAGCCCGTTCTGAAAAAATATAAGCGACTTGTATTCTGCAAATCAGCCAACCGTTTTCAGTTTGTACCTTCGGGACTGATAGCGGGTTTTGAAAAGTTTGTACATGATTCCGCACACAACGGCGAGGTAATTGCTTCCATAAAGGACCAGGATTTTAAAACAGGGGATTGCTTCCTTGTTTTTCCCGACAGTGACCTTATTTATATCATTAAGGAGGCTAAAAATCAGAAACTGAAAATTGGGAAAGATATTGGATTAATTGCCTATGATGATTCTCCCATGCGGGAAATACTGGAGGGAGGTATCTCTGTAATTTCTACCGATTTTGAGGCTATGGGCAATACTGCGGCTGAAATGATTCTGACCGGCAGCAGGGAGAAGCTTTTCAATCCATGCCGTTTCATCAGGAGAAAATCGCTATGA
- a CDS encoding AGE family epimerase/isomerase: MNSELLTNLGTRANGELTENILPFWINKAIDKINGGFYGQIDGYGKVIPQADKGGILNARILWTFSAAYNLLEDDLYLDTARMSLDYVLNHFFDNENGGTFWKITFDGKPSDTKKQIYSQAFFIYALSEFYKASNDRTSLEKAITLFRLIEEKSFDREKNGYFEAYSREWSLLEDLRLSLKDANEKKTTNTHLHILEAYTNLYQVWKNEDLEKQLRNLVNLFLDRIIDPVSRHMLLFFDENWNSRSSLVSYGHDIEASWLIYEGARVLGDKTLVEKARSLCVELGIASLEGFQPDGSMIYEKDDDKGIHDTDRHWWPQAETVVGLLNLHSLTGDSSYAEKAVSCWNYIEKYIIDRQNGEWYWSIKNGKPNLAEDKAGFWKCPYHNARACIEVIKRTY; this comes from the coding sequence ATGAATTCAGAATTATTAACAAACCTTGGTACCCGGGCAAATGGAGAACTAACCGAAAATATTCTCCCTTTCTGGATAAATAAAGCCATCGATAAAATCAACGGTGGCTTTTACGGCCAGATCGATGGTTATGGAAAAGTTATACCTCAGGCCGATAAAGGAGGCATCCTGAATGCAAGGATTTTATGGACTTTTTCGGCAGCCTATAACCTGCTGGAAGATGACCTGTATCTGGATACGGCCCGTATGAGCCTTGACTACGTTCTTAACCATTTCTTTGACAACGAAAATGGCGGAACATTCTGGAAAATCACATTTGATGGCAAACCGTCGGATACCAAGAAACAGATATACTCGCAGGCTTTTTTCATTTACGCTCTTTCTGAATTTTATAAAGCAAGCAACGATAGAACAAGTCTTGAAAAGGCCATTACTCTCTTCCGGTTAATCGAAGAAAAGAGTTTTGACAGGGAAAAGAACGGCTATTTTGAGGCATATAGCCGCGAATGGAGTCTTCTTGAAGACCTTCGCCTGAGTCTTAAAGATGCCAATGAAAAGAAGACAACGAATACACATCTTCACATTCTTGAAGCTTACACCAACCTTTACCAGGTATGGAAGAATGAAGACCTTGAAAAACAATTACGAAACCTGGTGAACCTTTTTCTTGACCGCATAATTGATCCTGTTTCCCGTCATATGCTTTTGTTTTTCGATGAGAACTGGAATTCACGTTCTTCGCTTGTTTCATACGGACATGATATTGAAGCATCATGGCTCATTTATGAAGGGGCAAGAGTATTGGGCGACAAGACCCTGGTTGAAAAAGCAAGGTCCCTGTGCGTTGAACTCGGAATTGCATCACTTGAGGGATTTCAGCCTGACGGAAGCATGATCTACGAGAAAGATGATGATAAAGGCATTCATGATACCGACCGTCACTGGTGGCCGCAGGCGGAAACCGTTGTCGGCCTTCTCAACCTTCATTCGCTTACGGGTGATTCTTCCTATGCCGAGAAGGCCGTTTCATGCTGGAACTATATTGAGAAGTACATAATCGACAGGCAGAACGGAGAATGGTACTGGAGCATAAAGAATGGAAAGCCTAATTTGGCAGAGGACAAGGCAGGCTTCTGGAAATGCCCTTATCACAATGCCCGTGCATGTATTGAAGTAATAAAGAGAACATACTGA
- a CDS encoding YgaP-like transmembrane domain: MEINVENVGNRVRENTSDKKNEKIDQKILDHIRQYKGSSREEIDARIEKLRKEWDIEKALEVNASAVIMAGLLMGTLGRKRWYLLSGVVSVFLLQHGIQGWCPPASLLRSLGVRTRREIDEEIYALKELRGDFNHVSADSSAVEILASFRK; encoded by the coding sequence ATGGAAATAAATGTAGAAAATGTCGGAAACCGTGTTCGGGAGAATACATCTGATAAGAAAAACGAGAAGATCGATCAGAAAATTCTGGATCACATTCGTCAGTATAAAGGTTCAAGCCGGGAGGAAATCGATGCCCGTATAGAAAAACTAAGGAAAGAATGGGATATTGAAAAAGCCCTGGAAGTGAATGCATCTGCAGTGATCATGGCGGGACTTCTTATGGGAACCCTTGGCAGAAAAAGATGGTACCTGCTTTCCGGTGTTGTATCGGTTTTTCTTCTTCAACATGGCATCCAGGGCTGGTGTCCGCCGGCAAGCCTGTTACGTTCGCTTGGAGTGAGAACCCGCCGGGAAATTGATGAAGAGATTTACGCCCTGAAGGAATTACGTGGCGATTTTAATCATGTTTCCGCGGATTCCTCAGCTGTTGAGATTCTGGCCAGTTTCAGGAAATAA